The Anaeromyxobacter sp. Fw109-5 genomic interval GTTCTCGAAGGGCGGAGGGAACCTCGCCGCCGAGGGCGCGGTGGCGTGGAACTTCGAGAAGCGCGGCGTCGTGGAGGTGCGGCCCGGGCCCACGGAGGACCGGGTGACGGAGGCCGCCATCGAGGCCGGCGCGGAGGACGTCGTGAGCCTCGGCGCGGACGGGTTCGAGGTCCGCACCCACCCGAACGACCTCCACGCGGTGGCGGCCTCCCTCGAGAAGACGCTGAAGCTCGGCGCGCGCCGCATCACCTTCGTCGCGAAGGAGACGGTGCGGCTCGCGGATCCCGACCGGGCGCGCGCCGTGCTGAAGCTGGTGGACGCGCTCGAGGATCTCGAGGACGTGCAGAGCGTCCACGCGAACTTCGAGATCGACGACAAGCTCATGGAGCAGCTCGCGTGACCCCCCGGGGAGCGTGACCGCGTGCGCGCCTACGAGATCATCCACCGCAAGCGCGACGGACGGGCCATCCCGCCCGCCGCGATCGCCGCGCTCGTGGACGGCTTCACGACGGGCGAGATCCCCGACTACCAGATGGCCGCCTTCTGCATGGCGGTGTTCTTCCGCGGCATGGACGAGGTCGAGGTGCGCGCCCTCACCGAGGCGATGCTGCGCTCGGGCGACGTGCTCGATCTCTCGGACATCCCCGGCGCGAAGGTCGACAAGCACTCCACGGGAGGCGTCGGCGACAAGGTCTCGCTCGCGCTCGCGCCGCTCGCCGCCGCCTGCGGCGTCAAGGTCCCCATGATCTCCGGGCGAGGCCTCGGCCACACCGGCGGGACGCTCGACAAGCTGGAGGCGATCCCGGGGTTCCGCGTGGACCTGCCGGTGGGGAGGTTCCGCGAGCTCGTCCGCGACGTGGGCGCCTGCCTCGTCGGCCAGACCGAGCGGCTCGCCCCGGCGGACCGGAAGCTCTACGCCCTGCGCGACGTCACCGCGACCGTCGAGTCGATCCCCCTCATCGCCGCGTCGATCATGTCGAAGAAGCTCGCGGAGGGGATCGACGCGCTCGTCCTCGACGTGAAGG includes:
- a CDS encoding YebC/PmpR family DNA-binding transcriptional regulator; this encodes MSGHNRWSKIKRKKEAQGAAKGKLFSKVIKEITVAARMGGGDPAGNPRLRAAIDAAKEANMPQDNITRAVKKGTGELEGVSYEEVVYEGYGPAGVAMMVECLTDNRNRTAGDVRSSFSKGGGNLAAEGAVAWNFEKRGVVEVRPGPTEDRVTEAAIEAGAEDVVSLGADGFEVRTHPNDLHAVAASLEKTLKLGARRITFVAKETVRLADPDRARAVLKLVDALEDLEDVQSVHANFEIDDKLMEQLA